Proteins co-encoded in one Prunus persica cultivar Lovell chromosome G6, Prunus_persica_NCBIv2, whole genome shotgun sequence genomic window:
- the LOC18772524 gene encoding cinnamoyl-CoA reductase 1, with product MSKTGEVVCVTGGSGCIGSWLVRLLLDRNYTVHATVKDLKDEGETKHLEALEGAATRLRLFQIDLLDYNSIFAAINGCSGVFHLASPCIIDQVQDPEKELLDPAIKGALNVLTAAKQAGVRRVVLTSSNAAIIPSPCWPSDKIKGEDCWTDIDYCKQKGLWYSLSKTLAEKAAWEFAKEKGLDVVVVNPGTVLGDVISPRLNSSMVTLVRLLEGCTETYENIFMGSVHFKDVALAHILVYENKSATGRHLCVEAISHYGDFVAKVAELYPEYKVPSLPKDTQPGLLREKNGAKKLMNLGLEFIPMDQIIKDAVESLKSKGFIS from the exons ATGTCGAAGACAGGTGAGGTCGTATGCGTTACCGGTGGAAGTGGGTGCATTGGATCATGGCTCGTCCGCCTCCTCCTCGACCGTAATTACACCGTCCATGCCACCGTCAAAGATCTCA AGGACGAGGGTGAGACGAAGCATCTAGAAGCCCTAGAAGGAGCAGCGACGCGTCTCCGTCTCTTCCAGATCGACCTCCTCGACTACAACTCCATCTTCGCCGCCATCAATGGCTGCTCCGGCGTCTTCCACCTCGCCTCTCCTTGCATCATCGATCAAGTCCAAGACCCCGAG AAGGAGCTTCTGGACCCGGCGATCAAAGGAGCGCTTAATGTTCTGACGGCAGCGAAGCAGGCTGGGGTCAGGCGAGTGGTGCTGACATCCTCCAACGCCGCCATCATTCCCAGCCCTTGCTGGCCGTCCGATAAGATCAAGGGTGAGGATTGCTGGACCGATATTGACTACTGCAAGCAGAAGGGA TTGTGGTATTCATTGTCGAAAACTTTGGCGGAGAAAGCTGCGTGGGAATTTGCCAAGGAGAAGGGATTGGATGTGGTTGTGGTGAATCCTGGCACCGTGTTGGGCGATGTCATTTCGCCCAGGCTCAATTCTAGCATGGTGACGCTAGTGCGCCTTCTTGAGG GCTGCACTGAAACATACGAGAACATCTTTATGGGATCTGTGCATTTTAAAGATGTAGCTCTTGCACACATTTTAGTGTATGAGAACAAATCGGCCACTGGTAGACACCTGTGCGTTGAAGCTATATCACATTATGGTGACTTCGTGGCCAAGGTAGCTGAACTTTACCCTGAGTACAAGGTGCCGAG TTTGCCGAAGGATACCCAACCCGGGTTGCTGAGGGAAAAAAATGGAGCCAAGAAGCTAATGAACTTGGGTTTAGAATTCATTCCCATGGATCAAATCATCAAGGATGCTGTTGAGAGCCTAAAGAGCAAGGGATTTATTTCATAA
- the LOC18772964 gene encoding 40S ribosomal protein S4, with amino-acid sequence MARGLKKHLKRLNAPKHWMLDKLGGAFAPKPSSGPHKSRECLPLILILRNRLKYALTYREVVSILMQRHILVDGKVRTDKTYPSGFMDVVSIPKTNENFRLLYDTKGRFRLHSIRDEESKFKLCKVRSVQFGQKGIPYINTYDGRTIRYPDPLIKANDTIKLDLETNKITDFIKFDVGNVVMVTGGRNRGRVGVIKNREKHKGSFETIHVQDATGHEFATRLGNVFTIGKGTKPWVSLPKGKGIKLTILEEAKKRQAAAQAAATA; translated from the exons ATG GCTAGAGGATTGAAGAAGCATCTGAAGAGGCTCAATGCCCCAAAGCATTGGATGCTCGACAAACTTGGGGGTGCTTTT GCTCCCAAGCCATCATCTGGGCCTCACAAATCTAGGGAGTGCCTTCCACTGATCCTCATCCTGAGGAACAGGTTGAAGTATGCTCTCACATACCGTGAGGTCGTTTCCATTCTCATGCAGCGTCATATTTTGGTTGATGGCAAGGTTAGGACCGATAAGACCTACCCTTCTGGATTCATGG ATGTTGTTTCCATCCCAAAAACAAATGAGAATTTCCGTCTGCTTTATGACACCAAGGGTCGGTTCCGGCTCCACTCAATTAGAGATGAGGAGTCTAAG TTCAAGCTATGCAAGGTCCGGTCAGTGCAGTTTGGGCAGAAGGGCATTCCCTATATTAACACTTATGACGGGAGAACTATTCGCTACCCTGACCCCCTCATCAAGGCCAATGACACTATCAAGCTGGACTTGGAGACCAACAAGATCACTGACTTCATTAAGTTTGATGTTGGAAATGTTGTCATGGTGACTGGTGGAAGAAACAGAGGTCGTGTTGGAGTCATTAAGAACAGGGAGAAGCATAAGGGAAGCTTTGAGACCATCCACGTTCAGGATGCCACTGGTCACGAGTTTGCTACTCGGCTTGGTAATGTGTTCACCATTGGCAAGGGTACAAAGCCTTGGGTGTCTCTTCCCAAGGGCAAAGGTATCAAGCTGACCATCCTTGAAGAGGCAAAGAAGCGACAAGCAGCCGCCCAAGCAGCTGCTACTGCTTAA
- the LOC18772522 gene encoding mitochondrial import inner membrane translocase subunit TIM22-4 isoform X1: MATNTENESTVSREVEKPPIEPIRLPSVEEIRGQDIWNNCAVRSVVSGVMGGGLGLMMGLLLGALDTPLMQDEMTGRQQFIYQAKQMGRRSWSSARAFAVMGFVFSAAECVVEKARAKHDTTNTVVAGCVTGGALSAKDLTLQMKSINPRNFVVYIMIIVNSALLEGGPQAACVGCAGFAAFSVLIEKFLDRHD, from the exons ATGGCCACGAATACGGAAAATGAATCTACAGTCTCAAGAGAAGTAGAAAAGCCTCCAATTGAGCCTATACGGTTGCCTTCGGTCGAGGAGATTCGAGGCCAAGACATTTGGAACAACTGTGCTGTGCGTAGTGTTGTTAGTGGAGTTATGG GTGGTGGGCTTGGATTGATGATGGGCTTGCTTCTTGGGGCGTTAGACACTCCTCTAATGCAAGACGAAATGACTGGCAGACAGCAGTTCATATACCAAGCAAAGCAGATGGGCCGGAGGAGTTGGAGTTCTGCAAGAGCATTTGCAGTTATGGGGTTTGTTTTCTCAGCTGCTGAGTGTGTTGTTGAAAAG GCACGAGCTAAACATGACACAACAAATACAGTTGTTGCTGGATGTGTAACTGGAGGTGCGCTGTCAGCAAAAG ATCTTACACTTCAGATGAAGTCCATAAATCCAAGGAATTTCGTAGTCTATATAATGATTATTGTCAACTCTGCATTATTGGAAG GCGGTCCACAAGCAGCCTGTGTTGGCTGTGCTGGTTTTGCTGCATTTTCAGTGCTGATAGAGAAGTTTTTGGATAGACATGATTGA
- the LOC18772522 gene encoding mitochondrial import inner membrane translocase subunit TIM22-4 isoform X2 — translation MATNTENESTVSREVEKPPIEPIRLPSVEEIRGQDIWNNCAVRSVVSGVMGGGLGLMMGLLLGALDTPLMQDEMTGRQQFIYQAKQMGRRSWSSARAFAVMGFVFSAAECVVEKARAKHDTTNTVVAGCVTGGALSAKGGPQAACVGCAGFAAFSVLIEKFLDRHD, via the exons ATGGCCACGAATACGGAAAATGAATCTACAGTCTCAAGAGAAGTAGAAAAGCCTCCAATTGAGCCTATACGGTTGCCTTCGGTCGAGGAGATTCGAGGCCAAGACATTTGGAACAACTGTGCTGTGCGTAGTGTTGTTAGTGGAGTTATGG GTGGTGGGCTTGGATTGATGATGGGCTTGCTTCTTGGGGCGTTAGACACTCCTCTAATGCAAGACGAAATGACTGGCAGACAGCAGTTCATATACCAAGCAAAGCAGATGGGCCGGAGGAGTTGGAGTTCTGCAAGAGCATTTGCAGTTATGGGGTTTGTTTTCTCAGCTGCTGAGTGTGTTGTTGAAAAG GCACGAGCTAAACATGACACAACAAATACAGTTGTTGCTGGATGTGTAACTGGAGGTGCGCTGTCAGCAAAAG GCGGTCCACAAGCAGCCTGTGTTGGCTGTGCTGGTTTTGCTGCATTTTCAGTGCTGATAGAGAAGTTTTTGGATAGACATGATTGA